In Primulina eburnea isolate SZY01 chromosome 3, ASM2296580v1, whole genome shotgun sequence, one DNA window encodes the following:
- the LOC140828088 gene encoding uncharacterized protein isoform X2 gives MTRKDKSSKRKSREKESATANGVGSEAIHSKVIGDKDGVVVMDDLSEPTMGEKLASLKLAEDGEATNQDFVDIISRTKPPTVDSVYILLKQALRADDQALLIDCLKRQDEKVISNSLLPLNPSDVITLVRSLLSIVGLRL, from the exons ATGACTAGAAAAGATAAATCTTCGAAAAGGAAATCTAGAGAGAAGGAGTCAGCTACTGCAAATGGAGTTGGTTCTGAGGCTATTCATTCTAAAG TTATTGGAGATAAAGATGGTGTGGTGGTGATGGATGACTTGAGTGAACCAACCATGGGTGAAAAACTCGCGAGCCTCAAGTTGGCTGAAGACGGTGAAGCCACTAATCAAGATTTTGTAGATATTATTTCTCGCACAAAGCCGCCGACTGTGGATTCAGTTTACATCTTACTCAAGCAAGCACTTCGTGCTGATGATCAAGCACTTCTTATAGATTGCTTAAAAAGACAGGATGAGAAG GTAATTTCAAATTCACTGTTGCCGTTGAATCCATCAGATGTCATTACGCTCGTACGGTCTCTCCTATCAATTGTTGGGTTGAG ATTATAG
- the LOC140828088 gene encoding uncharacterized protein isoform X1 encodes MTRKDKSSKRKSREKESATANGVGSEAIHSKVIGDKDGVVVMDDLSEPTMGEKLASLKLAEDGEATNQDFVDIISRTKPPTVDSVYILLKQALRADDQALLIDCLKRQDEKVISNSLLPLNPSDVITLVRSLLSIVGLRGAAVLACGLPWLQNLLLLHAASIISQESSLVALNSLYQVNKLENN; translated from the exons ATGACTAGAAAAGATAAATCTTCGAAAAGGAAATCTAGAGAGAAGGAGTCAGCTACTGCAAATGGAGTTGGTTCTGAGGCTATTCATTCTAAAG TTATTGGAGATAAAGATGGTGTGGTGGTGATGGATGACTTGAGTGAACCAACCATGGGTGAAAAACTCGCGAGCCTCAAGTTGGCTGAAGACGGTGAAGCCACTAATCAAGATTTTGTAGATATTATTTCTCGCACAAAGCCGCCGACTGTGGATTCAGTTTACATCTTACTCAAGCAAGCACTTCGTGCTGATGATCAAGCACTTCTTATAGATTGCTTAAAAAGACAGGATGAGAAG GTAATTTCAAATTCACTGTTGCCGTTGAATCCATCAGATGTCATTACGCTCGTACGGTCTCTCCTATCAATTGTTGGGTTGAG GGGTGCTGCTGTGTTGGCTTGTGGTCTTCCATGGCTCCAAAATTTACTGCTTCTGCATGCTGCCAGTATAATTTCCCAGGAATCTTCTCTGGTAGCATTAAACTCGTTATATCAG GTTAATaaacttgaaaacaattaa